The proteins below are encoded in one region of Parus major isolate Abel chromosome 7, Parus_major1.1, whole genome shotgun sequence:
- the LOC107207445 gene encoding uncharacterized protein LOC107207445 isoform X1 gives MTYISVDERQEHCRVISSCQNNQLCAQHGLKDFSVSSMHPLKNLDTHTFSGDFHTLACHTGKAPLASPVENRMYRSVENLHWATVADCGLYSHCRSLDNEIIFRCRGTSQWTEGCVDVAPVQSASDSLRNLSLRTKQISQSAQNVLLPPFAKVPQWLFPSAEERALHGDARKELKEKLRLHSSKVAEPCKPMCPQVALPELMAQDCFECQVCQQCKNGCAVNCCTVLAEHTALRHSLTAGQGLCFAHRIISPEDIKQEAQRRLQLRRQNSSPNLPLQHAEERHEMNKSRTAKTVEQYSGETDGKVTLGQSKKCCCKGRLYIPTFEEFKQMRSKEGNSSDSSSGPADCLKKGLPASQPLEEENSKDVCPEALEIKAVNEPAVTAEEDDDVFHEKHTSAGFSQNRATWDGFKMSSPEVKDRTFQTSIPDTSPVPICSSPIPRSPLQAGAIPSAGQEIFSDEQQKGETRQLNDVLHLAGQSLASEAQSSCCSSLLLEATDLSSYGAKLQKMKDEFIGSALELIKKSCNAETAAKSPSKGRCDLREADLPPLEDSQQPTAMSMATETWEDKPSNETSSDTPPAGNTPSPACRRSSSDIGHESTDGAKAQRECRLRPHFSDPMPTDSVKRKQLELKIAAAARQHAQKRRQERDYGPVVAKANLGHGGSFDETRRTPRSFLRSRHHWSNVSSLSTDSGIVGVNDARDDLDPTEATRTKSADVERADSGIGQMPARKWRNRASETLSSLQAWEAHRPCTDCGERDLPVQTDVQNCNQRRADLCEKCRKRRTERKESVLEFVNTEASYGEDLRIIKEEFYLPMQVAGLLSQEQLQGIFSNIQELIDLNENFLEILQEEIDQAFDQGDDDLMTVCIGEIFLEFVNMLPAFQTYCLQQSSSVNMLNALEKEKELLRIFLNVSQNDNTALRRMNLRSFLMAPLQRVTKYPLLLSRIIKATTEYHPDHGSLREAKSRIESHLEHINMKTKQEGNTWTLRSFRQDSKKKREVINIEMRETALKTVGWLREETRFVMEGSLQLAQPPDGQWVKKGSKTLKFQNMQVLLLVNMKRVSDSSLESAEPGPVKDAVLVLIRDKNNGKFHLLREPLRLSNCIVSTDPDCDDTFELIEIRREAFVFRDSDRARTHHWFRQIRRYSRELGSWKKRRNALPNIMISTPHTRP, from the exons ATGACATACATCAGTGTTGATGAGAGACAGGAACACTGCCGGGTGATCTCGAGCTGCCAAAATAATCAGCTCTGTGCACAACATGGCTTAAAGGATTTTTCAGTTAGCAGCATGCATCCATTAAAGAACCTAGACACTCATACTTTTTCTGGGGACTTCCACACTCTTGCCTGCCACACAGGCAAGGCACCTTTGGCCAGTCCTGTGGAAAACCGGATGTATCGGAGTGTGGAAAACCTACACTGGGCAACAGTTGCTGACTGTGGGCTGTATTCTCACTGCCGGAGCCTGGATAATGAGATCATCTTTCGCTGTAGAGGCACCAGTCAGTGGACGGAaggctgtgtggatgtggcccCAGTACAGAGTGCATCAGACTCTCTGAGGAACCTTTCTCTCCGTACTAAACAGATATCTCAATCTGCACAGAATgtgctcctccctccctttgCCAAAGTGCCTCAGTGGCTCTTCccttctgcagaggaaagagcCCTACACGGGGATGCCAGAAAAGAGctgaaggagaagctgaggctgcACAGCAGTAAGGTGGCAGAGCCCTGTAAGCCTATGTGCCCACAGGTGGCCCTGCCTGAGCTGATGGCCCAGGACTGCTTTGAATGCCAGGTGTGCCAGCAGTGCAAGAATGGCTGTGCTGTGAACTGCTGCACGGTTCTGGCGGAACACACTGCTCTCAGGCACAGCCTCACAGCGGGGCAGGGACTGTGCTTTGCACACAGGATCATCAGCCCAGAAGACATCAAGCAGGAGGCTCAGAGGAGGCTTCAGCTCCGAAGACAGAATAGCTCCCCCAATTTGCCCCTTCAGCATGCTGAGGAAAGACATGAGATGAACAAATCCAGAACAGCAAAGACCGTAGAGCAGTACAGTGGGGAAACAGATGGCAAAGTCACATTGGGACAGAGcaagaaatgctgctgcaaaggGAGGCTCTACATACCCACATTTGAGGAGTTCAAGCAAATGAGAAGTAAGGAGGGAAATTcatctgacagcagcagtggaCCAGCAGATTGCTTGAAAAAGGGTCTGCCTGCAAGCCAGCCactggaggaagaaaacagtaagGATGTCTGTCCAGAAGCTTTAGAGATTAAAGCTGTGAATGAGcctgctgtcacagcagaggAGGATGATGACGTATTTCATGAAAAGCACACCTCTGCTGGCTTTTCCCAAAACCGAGCCACATGGGATGGTTTCAAGATGAGCAGTCCTGAGGTGAAGGACAGAACCTTCCAGACCTCCATCCCAGATACATCACCAGTCCCTATTTGCTCCAGTCCTATTCCACGATCACCTCTACAGGCAGGAGCAATAcccagtgctgggcaggagaTCTTCAGTgatgagcagcagaaaggagagacAAGACAATTAAATGATGTCCTCCACCTTGCAGGGCAGTCACTGGCTTCTGAAGCCCAGTCCTCTTGCTGTTCATCGCTGCTGTTAGAAGCCACAGACTTATCCAGCTATGGAGCTAAGCTACAAAAAATGAAGGATGAATTCATAGGTTCAGCCTTGGAACTTATTAAGAAAAG CTGCAATGCTGAGACTGCTGCCAAATCTCCCTCCAAGGGGCGGTGTGATCTGAGGGAAGCTGATCTCCCACCTCTGGAGGACAGCCAGCAGCCCACAGCGATGTCCATGGCAACAGAGACCTGGGAGGACAAGCCAAGCAATGAGACATCCAGTGACACTCCACCTGCAGGGAAT ACCCCCAGTCCTGCTTGTCGCCGATCCAGCTCTGACATTGGCCATGAGAGCACGGATGGTGCCAAAGCCCAGCGGGAGTGCCGGCTGCGGCCACACTTCAGTGACCCGATGCCAACAGACTCGGTGAAGaggaagcagctggagctgaagaTTGCAGCTGCAGCGCGGCAGCACGCACAGAAGCGCCGGCAGGAGCGGGACTATG GTCCAGTGGTAGCAAAAGCCAACCTTGGCCATGGTGGCAGCTTTGATGAGACCCGACGCACCCCACGGAGCTTCCTCCGCTCCAGACATCACTGGAGCAATGTCAGCAGTCTGAGCACTGACAGCGGGATTGTTGGTGTGAATGATGCCCGGGATGACCTGGATCCCACTGAGGCCACCCGGACCAAGTCAGCGGATGTGGAGAGGGCGGATAGTGGCATTGGCCAGATGCCAGCCAGGAAGTGGAGGAACAGGGCATCTGAAACTCTGAGCTCCCTGCAGGCCTGGGAAGCCCACCGTCCCTGCACCGACTGTGGAGAAAGGGACCTCCCAGTGCAGACAGATGTTCAGAACTGCAACCAGAGGCGGGCTGATCTCTGCGAGAAGTGCCGCAAGCGCAGGACGGAGCGCAAGGAGTCTGTGCTGGAGTTTGTCAACACAGAGGCCAGCTATGGAGAGGACCTGCGCATCATCAAAGAGGAGTTCTACCTCCCCATGCAGGTGGCTGGcctgctgagccaggagcagctccagggcatCTTCAGCAACATCCAGGAGCTCATTGACCTCAATGAGAACTTCCTGGAGATACTTCAAGAAGAGATTGATCAGGCCTTTGACCAG GGGGACGATGACCTGATGACCGTGTGCATCGGAGAAATATTCCTGGAATTCGTAAACATGCTGCCAGCCTTTCAGACGTACTGTCTGCAGCAGTCCTCCTCTGTGAATATGCTCAATGctctggagaaggagaaagagttGCTCAG AATATTCCTCAATGTCTCCCAGAATGACAACACAGCACTGCGGCGGATGAACTTGAGGTCCTTCCTGATGGCCCCTTTGCAAAGGGTCACCAAGTACcccctgctgctcagcagaatCATCAAGGCCACCACCGAGTACCACCCAGACCACGGCAGCCTGCGGGAAGCCAAGAGCCGCATCGAGTCCCACCTGGAGCACATCAACATGAAAACCAAGCAGGAGGGGAACACGTGGACCCTCCGATCCTTTCGCCAggacagcaagaagaaaagggaagtcATCAACATCGAGATGAGAGAAACTGCCCTCAAAACTGTCGGTTGGCTGCGGGAGGAAACGCGGTTTGTGATGGAGGGGTCTCTGCAGCTGGCCCAGCCCCCCGACGGCCAGTGGGTGAAGAAAGGCAGCAAGACGCTGAAGTTTCAGAATATGCAGGTCCTCCTCCTGGTGAACATGAAGCGTGTGTCCGATTCCAGCCTGGAATCGGCTGAGCCAGGGCCTGTGAAGGACGCAGTGCTGGTACTCATCAGGGacaaaaataatggaaagtTCCATTTGCTCAGGGAGCCCTTGAGGCTGAGTAATTGCATTGTCTCCACTGATCCCGACTGCGACGACACCTTCGAACTCATTGAGATCAGGCGGGAGGCGTTTGTGTTCCGGGACAGCGACCGGGCACGGACTCACCACTGGTTCAGGCAGATCAGGCGCTACTCCAGGGAGCTGGGCTCCTGGAAGAAGCGGCGGAACGCGCTGCCCAACATCATGATCAGCACTCCTCACACCAGGCCCTGA
- the LOC107207445 gene encoding myosin-M heavy chain-like isoform X2 gives MSMATETWEDKPSNETSSDTPPAGNTPSPACRRSSSDIGHESTDGAKAQRECRLRPHFSDPMPTDSVKRKQLELKIAAAARQHAQKRRQERDYGPVVAKANLGHGGSFDETRRTPRSFLRSRHHWSNVSSLSTDSGIVGVNDARDDLDPTEATRTKSADVERADSGIGQMPARKWRNRASETLSSLQAWEAHRPCTDCGERDLPVQTDVQNCNQRRADLCEKCRKRRTERKESVLEFVNTEASYGEDLRIIKEEFYLPMQVAGLLSQEQLQGIFSNIQELIDLNENFLEILQEEIDQAFDQGDDDLMTVCIGEIFLEFVNMLPAFQTYCLQQSSSVNMLNALEKEKELLRIFLNVSQNDNTALRRMNLRSFLMAPLQRVTKYPLLLSRIIKATTEYHPDHGSLREAKSRIESHLEHINMKTKQEGNTWTLRSFRQDSKKKREVINIEMRETALKTVGWLREETRFVMEGSLQLAQPPDGQWVKKGSKTLKFQNMQVLLLVNMKRVSDSSLESAEPGPVKDAVLVLIRDKNNGKFHLLREPLRLSNCIVSTDPDCDDTFELIEIRREAFVFRDSDRARTHHWFRQIRRYSRELGSWKKRRNALPNIMISTPHTRP, from the exons ATGTCCATGGCAACAGAGACCTGGGAGGACAAGCCAAGCAATGAGACATCCAGTGACACTCCACCTGCAGGGAAT ACCCCCAGTCCTGCTTGTCGCCGATCCAGCTCTGACATTGGCCATGAGAGCACGGATGGTGCCAAAGCCCAGCGGGAGTGCCGGCTGCGGCCACACTTCAGTGACCCGATGCCAACAGACTCGGTGAAGaggaagcagctggagctgaagaTTGCAGCTGCAGCGCGGCAGCACGCACAGAAGCGCCGGCAGGAGCGGGACTATG GTCCAGTGGTAGCAAAAGCCAACCTTGGCCATGGTGGCAGCTTTGATGAGACCCGACGCACCCCACGGAGCTTCCTCCGCTCCAGACATCACTGGAGCAATGTCAGCAGTCTGAGCACTGACAGCGGGATTGTTGGTGTGAATGATGCCCGGGATGACCTGGATCCCACTGAGGCCACCCGGACCAAGTCAGCGGATGTGGAGAGGGCGGATAGTGGCATTGGCCAGATGCCAGCCAGGAAGTGGAGGAACAGGGCATCTGAAACTCTGAGCTCCCTGCAGGCCTGGGAAGCCCACCGTCCCTGCACCGACTGTGGAGAAAGGGACCTCCCAGTGCAGACAGATGTTCAGAACTGCAACCAGAGGCGGGCTGATCTCTGCGAGAAGTGCCGCAAGCGCAGGACGGAGCGCAAGGAGTCTGTGCTGGAGTTTGTCAACACAGAGGCCAGCTATGGAGAGGACCTGCGCATCATCAAAGAGGAGTTCTACCTCCCCATGCAGGTGGCTGGcctgctgagccaggagcagctccagggcatCTTCAGCAACATCCAGGAGCTCATTGACCTCAATGAGAACTTCCTGGAGATACTTCAAGAAGAGATTGATCAGGCCTTTGACCAG GGGGACGATGACCTGATGACCGTGTGCATCGGAGAAATATTCCTGGAATTCGTAAACATGCTGCCAGCCTTTCAGACGTACTGTCTGCAGCAGTCCTCCTCTGTGAATATGCTCAATGctctggagaaggagaaagagttGCTCAG AATATTCCTCAATGTCTCCCAGAATGACAACACAGCACTGCGGCGGATGAACTTGAGGTCCTTCCTGATGGCCCCTTTGCAAAGGGTCACCAAGTACcccctgctgctcagcagaatCATCAAGGCCACCACCGAGTACCACCCAGACCACGGCAGCCTGCGGGAAGCCAAGAGCCGCATCGAGTCCCACCTGGAGCACATCAACATGAAAACCAAGCAGGAGGGGAACACGTGGACCCTCCGATCCTTTCGCCAggacagcaagaagaaaagggaagtcATCAACATCGAGATGAGAGAAACTGCCCTCAAAACTGTCGGTTGGCTGCGGGAGGAAACGCGGTTTGTGATGGAGGGGTCTCTGCAGCTGGCCCAGCCCCCCGACGGCCAGTGGGTGAAGAAAGGCAGCAAGACGCTGAAGTTTCAGAATATGCAGGTCCTCCTCCTGGTGAACATGAAGCGTGTGTCCGATTCCAGCCTGGAATCGGCTGAGCCAGGGCCTGTGAAGGACGCAGTGCTGGTACTCATCAGGGacaaaaataatggaaagtTCCATTTGCTCAGGGAGCCCTTGAGGCTGAGTAATTGCATTGTCTCCACTGATCCCGACTGCGACGACACCTTCGAACTCATTGAGATCAGGCGGGAGGCGTTTGTGTTCCGGGACAGCGACCGGGCACGGACTCACCACTGGTTCAGGCAGATCAGGCGCTACTCCAGGGAGCTGGGCTCCTGGAAGAAGCGGCGGAACGCGCTGCCCAACATCATGATCAGCACTCCTCACACCAGGCCCTGA